In the Gossypium arboreum isolate Shixiya-1 chromosome 10, ASM2569848v2, whole genome shotgun sequence genome, one interval contains:
- the LOC108487790 gene encoding uncharacterized protein LOC108487790 has product MDFVSGLPLTTTKNDSIWVILDRLTNSAHFILVRIDYSLQKLAKLYIYEIAASDRRKSYTDCLKAASDRRKSYTDLERSDIDYSVGDFVFLKVSLWKKVPRFGRKGKLSPRFIGPYQILKHVGPVVYQLALRLELNCIHDIFHVSMLRRYRYDPSYVVSVEEIEVRPNLTFEEEPIHILGRDVKVLRRKSISLVKVLWQNHGTEEAMWELEYSMCQ; this is encoded by the exons atggacttcgttagtgggttgcctttaacAACTACTAAGAATGATTCTATTTGGGTCATCCTGGATCGGTTGACCAATTCCGCTCATTTCATTTTGGTTCGGATAGAttactcactacaaaagttggccaAACTTTACATTtatgagatt GCAGCTTCTGATAGACGAAAGTCCTATACAGATTGTCTGAAGGCAGCTTCTGATAGACGAAAGTCCTATACGGACCTAGAAAGGAGTGATATTGATTACTCTGTGGGTGACTTTGTTTTCCTTaaggtatctctgtggaagaaagttcCGAGGTTTggacgtaagggcaagttgagccctaggtttattgggccgtatcagATTCTGAAACATGTGGGACCGGTCGTTTATCAGTTAGCACTACGTCTAGAGTTAAACTGTATCCATGACAtattccacgtctctatgttgaggcggtatcggtATGATCCATCTTACGTTGTTTctgttgaggagatcgaggttagaccGAATTTGACTTTTGAAGAGGAGCCGATTCATATTTTGGGTCGAGATGTAAAAGTTCTGAGGAGGAAATCTATTTCGCTTGTTAAGGTTTTATGGCAGAATCATGGCACTGAGGAAGCCATGTGGGAACTTGAGTACTCAATGTGTCAATAA